A single Bacteroidales bacterium DNA region contains:
- the secE gene encoding preprotein translocase subunit SecE, with the protein MRKLIRNIRETKDEMLNKVSWPTWAELSESAVIVSIASLIIALVVLAMDLTFENILKLIYGLF; encoded by the coding sequence ATGCGTAAATTAATAAGAAATATCCGGGAAACAAAAGACGAAATGTTGAATAAAGTTAGTTGGCCAACTTGGGCTGAACTATCAGAAAGCGCTGTTATTGTCTCTATTGCATCTCTAATCATTGCATTAGTAGTATTAGCAATGGACCTTACCTTTGAAAACATTCTAAAACTTATTTACGGATTGTTTTAA
- the raiA gene encoding ribosome-associated translation inhibitor RaiA, whose product MKININSVKFKTDKKLEDFIHEKIGKLYANYDNLMSADVTLRLENSSNQENKIAEIRLNVPGNDLFAKKQCKTFEEAIDLSTDALKKQLAKNKEKTQ is encoded by the coding sequence ATGAAAATCAACATCAATTCAGTAAAATTCAAAACAGACAAAAAACTTGAAGATTTTATCCATGAAAAAATAGGAAAGTTGTATGCAAATTACGATAATTTGATGAGCGCAGATGTTACTCTACGCTTAGAAAATTCATCAAATCAAGAAAATAAAATAGCCGAAATCAGGCTAAATGTTCCAGGTAACGACTTATTTGCTAAAAAACAATGCAAAACTTTTGAGGAAGCTATTGATTTATCGACAGATGCATTAAAAAAACAATTAGCAAAAAACAAAGAAAAAACACAATAA
- the tuf gene encoding elongation factor Tu translates to MAKEKFDRSKPHVNIGTIGHVDHGKTTLTAAITLNLAEQGFAEFRTFDSIDNAPEEKERGITINTSHVEYQTANRHYAHVDCPGHADYVKNMVTGAAQMDGAILVVASTDGPMPQTREHILLARQVGVPKIVVFMNKVDLVDDPELLDLVEMDIRDLLSFYGFDGDNTPIIRGSALGALNKEPKWVEKVLELMEAVDNYIPIPTRAVDKDFLMPVEDVFSITGRGTVATGRIETGVINTGDPVDILGLGAEKLKSVVTGVEMFRKILDRGEAGDNVGLLLRGIDKNEIRRGMVIAKPGSIKPHKQFKAEVVILKKEEGGRHTPFHNKYRPQFYFRTTDVTGEVILPDGVEMVMPGDNLSITVNLITEIAMNQNLRFAIREGGRTVGAGQVTEILD, encoded by the coding sequence ATGGCAAAAGAAAAATTTGATCGCAGTAAGCCGCACGTTAATATTGGAACAATCGGTCACGTTGACCACGGTAAAACAACTTTAACTGCTGCTATTACACTAAACCTTGCAGAACAAGGTTTTGCAGAATTCAGAACATTCGATTCTATCGACAATGCTCCTGAAGAAAAAGAACGTGGTATTACTATTAATACTTCTCATGTTGAATACCAAACAGCTAATCGTCACTATGCTCACGTTGACTGTCCTGGTCACGCTGACTACGTAAAAAACATGGTAACAGGTGCTGCTCAAATGGACGGCGCTATTTTAGTTGTTGCTTCAACTGATGGTCCTATGCCTCAAACTCGTGAACATATATTGTTGGCTAGACAAGTAGGCGTTCCAAAAATTGTTGTTTTTATGAATAAGGTTGACCTTGTTGATGACCCAGAACTACTCGACCTAGTAGAAATGGACATCCGCGACCTATTAAGTTTCTACGGATTTGACGGAGATAACACTCCTATTATTCGTGGTTCAGCTCTTGGTGCTCTTAACAAAGAACCTAAATGGGTTGAAAAAGTATTAGAACTTATGGAAGCTGTTGACAACTACATTCCAATTCCAACAAGAGCGGTTGATAAAGATTTCCTAATGCCTGTAGAAGATGTTTTCTCAATTACAGGACGTGGCACAGTTGCTACAGGACGTATCGAAACTGGTGTAATAAACACAGGTGATCCTGTTGATATACTTGGTTTAGGTGCTGAAAAATTAAAATCTGTTGTAACTGGTGTTGAAATGTTCCGTAAAATTTTGGATAGAGGTGAAGCTGGTGACAACGTAGGACTATTACTACGCGGTATAGACAAAAATGAAATCCGTCGTGGTATGGTTATTGCTAAACCTGGTTCTATTAAACCTCATAAACAATTCAAAGCTGAAGTAGTTATTTTGAAAAAAGAAGAAGGTGGACGTCATACACCATTTCATAATAAATACCGTCCTCAATTCTATTTCCGCACAACTGACGTAACTGGTGAAGTTATTCTTCCAGATGGTGTAGAAATGGTTATGCCTGGTGATAACTTATCAATTACTGTAAATCTTATAACAGAAATTGCTATGAATCAAAACTTGCGTTTTGCTATTCGTGAAGGTGGACGTACAGTAGGAGCAGGTCAGGTAACAGAAATTTTGGACTAA
- the nusG gene encoding transcription termination/antitermination factor NusG, protein MSTEPKKWYVIRAVSGSENKIKQYIENEIASLGLQEYVSRVLIPIEKIFQIRNGKKVPKERNFFPGYILIEASLNSEIEHVIKNIPGVLGFLGSKKGEAVPIRQNEINRILGKVDELADQSEEMYEVFLVGESVRVIDGPFNSFSGIVEEVNEERKKLKVMVKIFGRKTPLELSFMQVEKE, encoded by the coding sequence ATGAGTACCGAACCGAAAAAATGGTATGTGATTCGTGCAGTAAGCGGAAGCGAAAACAAGATTAAGCAATATATCGAAAACGAAATTGCAAGTCTTGGTTTGCAAGAATATGTTTCTCGCGTTCTAATACCTATTGAAAAAATCTTTCAAATTCGTAACGGTAAAAAAGTTCCTAAAGAAAGGAATTTTTTCCCTGGATACATTCTAATAGAAGCCTCATTAAATAGTGAAATTGAGCACGTTATTAAAAACATTCCTGGAGTGCTTGGTTTTTTAGGCTCTAAAAAAGGAGAGGCTGTCCCAATACGACAAAATGAAATTAACCGTATTCTAGGAAAAGTTGATGAATTAGCTGATCAAAGTGAAGAAATGTATGAAGTGTTCCTTGTTGGAGAATCAGTTAGAGTTATTGATGGTCCTTTTAATAGTTTTTCTGGAATCGTAGAAGAAGTAAATGAAGAACGCAAAAAGCTTAAAGTAATGGTGAAGATTTTTGGAAGAAAAACCCCACTAGAATTAAGTTTTATGCAAGTAGAAAAAGAATAA
- the rplK gene encoding 50S ribosomal protein L11 codes for MAKEIAGLIKLQIKGGAANPSPPVGPALGAKGVNIMEFCKQFNARTQEQAGKLLPCIITVYKDKSFDFIVKTPPVAVQLVEKAKIQKGSGEPNRSKIGSLSWDQVKEIAEAKMVDLNCFTVESAMRMIAGTARSMGIKITGTAPFEINA; via the coding sequence ATGGCAAAAGAAATTGCTGGATTAATAAAATTGCAAATTAAAGGAGGAGCTGCAAATCCATCTCCTCCAGTAGGTCCTGCTCTTGGAGCAAAAGGTGTTAATATTATGGAATTTTGCAAGCAGTTTAACGCACGTACGCAAGAACAAGCTGGCAAATTACTCCCTTGTATTATTACTGTATATAAAGACAAATCTTTTGACTTTATAGTTAAAACACCTCCTGTAGCTGTACAACTTGTTGAAAAAGCTAAAATTCAAAAAGGTTCTGGTGAACCAAACAGAAGTAAAATCGGCTCCTTAAGTTGGGATCAAGTTAAAGAAATAGCTGAAGCAAAAATGGTTGACCTAAATTGCTTTACTGTTGAATCGGCAATGCGAATGATTGCAGGTACCGCCCGTAGCATGGGTATAAAAATAACTGGTACGGCTCCATTCGAAATTAATGCTTAA